One Candidatus Omnitrophota bacterium genomic window carries:
- a CDS encoding GAF domain-containing protein, which translates to MNKSPEKEYLATLNRISKAITSDLYLEDILRLIVNLTANVMGAKICALWLLDEEKGELRIRATQAMSQEYLKERAIRVGEGIVGLVARDKEPVAISDILNDKRYKQKALAKKEGFVSMLSVPMMVKDKVIGVINVYTVDMYEFTKDDIHLLSTVANQAAVAIENTELMVKSKIIQEELETRKKVEKAKGILMKEQSISEEEAYTMLRKSSMNKRVSMKEIAEAVILSQEIRKW; encoded by the coding sequence ATGAACAAATCTCCCGAAAAAGAATATCTGGCGACCTTGAACAGGATAAGCAAGGCTATCACGTCCGACCTTTATCTGGAGGATATACTCCGCTTGATAGTCAACCTCACGGCGAATGTGATGGGCGCCAAGATATGCGCGTTATGGCTTCTGGATGAGGAAAAAGGGGAGCTCCGGATAAGAGCCACGCAGGCCATGAGCCAGGAATACCTGAAGGAACGCGCTATAAGGGTAGGCGAGGGTATAGTCGGGCTTGTGGCCAGGGACAAAGAACCTGTGGCGATATCGGATATACTGAATGACAAGAGGTATAAACAGAAGGCGCTGGCCAAGAAAGAAGGTTTTGTCTCGATGCTCAGCGTTCCCATGATGGTGAAAGACAAGGTCATAGGCGTGATAAACGTCTATACCGTTGATATGTATGAGTTCACGAAGGACGATATACATCTTTTAAGCACCGTGGCCAACCAGGCGGCCGTGGCAATAGAGAACACGGAGCTGATGGTGAAAAGCAAGATCATACAGGAAGAGCTAGAGACGAGGAAAAAGGTCGAGAAGGCAAAAGGCATATTGATGAAGGAACAGAGTATTTCCGAGGAAGAGGCATATACCATGCTGCGAAAATCCAGCATGAACAAACGCGTCTCCATGAAGGAGATAGCCGAGGCCGTGATATTGTCCCAGGAAATACGTAAGTGGTGA
- a CDS encoding glutamine synthetase III — protein MTMKDNRISVETVADYYGEEVFGTKTMRNYLSEKAYRSLLSTIKEGTSIDPSIANEVADAMKTWAVSKGATHFTHWFQPLTGSTAEKHDSFIQPDDEGGVIMQFSGNELIKGEPDASSFPSGGLRATFEARGYTAWDPTSPAFIKRGENSATLCIPTAFCSYHGEALDKKTPLLRSVAALSKQVCRLAGLFGIDTKNKRAYATLGPEQEYFLVDQSFYEARLDLIQTGRTLFGKAPAKHQQMEDHYFGAIRTRVIEFMEDLDRELWTLGIPSKTRHNEVCPAQFEIAPVFEEQNLSVDHNMIIMEVLRKIAEKHGLVCLMHEKPFAGVNGSGKHNNWSVVGPDGKNWLSPGNNPHENAKFLTMICALMMAIDTNADLLRASVATAGNDHRLGANEAPPAILSIFLGEQLTDIIEQIEKGGAKTSKEGGTLEIGVTSLPPLPRDVTDRNRTSPFAFTGNKFEFRAVGSNQSCSGSNIVLNTIVADALDEICTRLEKNVRSKKDFNEALQKIIKDIVKKHKRILFNGDNYTEKWHKEAEKRGLPNLKKTPEALESMASEKAMKLFEKHKVLSRTELRSRNEIYKEQYEKTIAIEASVALDMAKTLIIPAALEYQGDLAGTIMDTKALKIKVDSSEALLREICGYIEETMKGVKVLEKAIQSHSPEKMLKAMETLRGSVDELESVIPEDIWPLPSYTEMLFLM, from the coding sequence ATGACCATGAAAGACAATAGGATCAGTGTTGAGACAGTGGCTGATTATTACGGTGAAGAGGTTTTCGGTACGAAGACCATGCGTAATTACCTTTCGGAAAAAGCGTACAGATCACTGCTGTCGACGATAAAAGAAGGTACGTCCATAGATCCAAGCATCGCCAATGAGGTGGCCGACGCAATGAAGACCTGGGCCGTTTCGAAGGGCGCGACGCATTTTACGCACTGGTTCCAGCCTCTTACGGGTTCTACCGCCGAAAAGCATGATTCTTTTATACAGCCGGATGATGAAGGCGGGGTCATAATGCAGTTTTCCGGCAATGAGCTCATAAAGGGGGAACCGGACGCGTCGAGTTTTCCGTCCGGCGGTCTCAGGGCGACTTTCGAGGCCCGTGGATATACCGCATGGGACCCGACCAGCCCGGCATTCATAAAACGCGGTGAGAATAGCGCCACGCTTTGTATCCCGACGGCGTTCTGTTCTTATCACGGCGAGGCCCTGGATAAGAAAACACCGCTTCTCAGGTCGGTAGCCGCGCTTTCGAAGCAGGTATGCCGCCTCGCGGGCCTTTTCGGGATAGACACGAAAAATAAAAGGGCTTATGCTACGCTTGGCCCTGAACAGGAATATTTCCTTGTAGACCAGTCTTTCTACGAAGCGCGGCTGGACCTTATCCAGACCGGCAGGACGCTTTTTGGCAAGGCTCCGGCAAAACATCAGCAGATGGAGGACCATTATTTCGGGGCGATAAGGACGCGTGTGATAGAGTTCATGGAAGACCTCGATAGGGAGCTTTGGACGCTTGGCATCCCCAGCAAGACCAGGCATAACGAGGTTTGTCCCGCCCAGTTCGAGATAGCTCCGGTCTTCGAGGAACAGAACCTTTCCGTGGACCATAACATGATAATAATGGAGGTACTGCGGAAGATAGCCGAGAAACACGGGCTCGTGTGTCTTATGCATGAAAAGCCCTTTGCCGGCGTGAACGGGTCGGGTAAGCATAACAACTGGTCGGTCGTGGGTCCGGACGGTAAGAACTGGCTCTCTCCGGGGAACAATCCGCATGAGAACGCCAAGTTCCTTACGATGATATGCGCGCTTATGATGGCCATAGACACCAATGCCGATCTCTTGAGGGCGAGCGTCGCTACGGCGGGTAATGATCACAGGCTCGGCGCTAACGAGGCGCCTCCCGCGATACTTTCTATCTTTCTCGGGGAACAGCTCACGGATATAATCGAGCAGATAGAAAAAGGCGGGGCCAAGACCTCGAAAGAAGGCGGCACCCTGGAGATAGGAGTGACGTCACTTCCGCCTCTTCCAAGGGATGTCACCGACAGGAACAGGACAAGCCCGTTCGCTTTCACGGGCAATAAGTTCGAGTTCCGCGCTGTGGGGTCCAACCAGAGCTGTTCCGGTTCGAACATAGTGCTCAACACTATAGTGGCGGACGCGCTGGACGAGATATGCACGCGGCTGGAGAAGAACGTAAGATCCAAGAAGGACTTTAACGAGGCTCTCCAGAAGATAATCAAGGATATAGTCAAAAAGCACAAGAGGATACTTTTCAACGGTGACAACTACACGGAAAAATGGCACAAAGAAGCCGAGAAAAGAGGGTTGCCGAACCTTAAGAAAACGCCCGAGGCCCTTGAGAGCATGGCGTCGGAAAAGGCCATGAAACTGTTCGAGAAACACAAGGTGCTGTCCCGGACCGAGCTCAGGTCCAGGAACGAGATATACAAGGAACAATACGAAAAGACAATAGCCATAGAGGCCAGTGTGGCTCTGGACATGGCTAAGACGCTTATAATACCGGCCGCGCTGGAATACCAGGGCGACCTTGCGGGGACCATCATGGACACCAAGGCCCTTAAGATAAAGGTCGACTCTTCAGAGGCCCTGCTCAGGGAGATATGCGGCTATATCGAAGAGACGATGAAAGGGGTCAAAGTCCTGGAAAAGGCCATACAGAGCCATTCTCCGGAGAAGATGTTAAAGGCCATGGAAACGTTGCGCGGATCGGTGGACGAGCTGGAAAGTGTAATACCGGAAGATATATGGCCGCTTCCGTCCTATACCGAGATGCTCTTTTTAATGTAG